The sequence below is a genomic window from Flavobacterium sediminilitoris.
CAGATAACGATCTATAGGTTGCGGTTTGATGAGCAAACTGTTGTCTCAATTTTTGATAATGTTTCCTATAAACCTTCGACTCGTGTTCTTCACCTTTTTGCATTCGATACCCATCATAATTAAAAGGTAATTGATGCAGGCTGTCTACATTATATTTGGCAAGGGTTTCTTTCTCAAGTTGTTTGGCGGCTTCGCTCCAAGGGTTGTGACCGTCAAGACCTTCTTCCTTATCCTTTTGTATAGCGGTAGCAAATTGTTGTCGGGTTGGATACGGATATTGGGCATCGGAAATGTTACTTGCCAGTTTCGGTATCAATAAACACGACACGATCCACACACCTAACATGCTTACTAATGAAATAGCGGACTTTTGGGATATTCTGGAAACAAACAGCGTAAGGTTGATAAAAACAATATAATACCCCCAATACACCAGTAAAAGGATTACTAAGGAAGTCCAACTAAAATTTTCCAGTTCTTTGGTGTTAGAAAGAAAAATACCTGCTATTAGAAAAAGCAGTAGGGAAATAGCTGCAATGGGCAAAAAGAGTGATAACCATTTTCCCAGAAGTAATTTATGTTTTTTTACCCCTTGACTTTTTAATAATAAAATTGTTCCTTGTTCCTTCTCCTTAGTGTAGCTGTTGTACCCCATAAGAATGATGAGTAAGGGAATTATAAACAGCAGTATAAAATCGGGAGTTAGTTCTCCAAAGCGCGCCAACCCAGTTTGGTCTGCAATAGGGCTGTATTGAGCTTCGTTGCGTTTATGTGCTTCAATGAAGATAGAAGTTCCGGTATATTTATCAATGCCTTTATCCAGAAGTCCCAATGGATATTCTGGTTTAAAGGCATAAGTACCATAGTGTGCCGCAGAATGCGGATTTTTTTCTCCCTGGTTTTTCCAGATACCCCGTTCGGAGGTTGTAAATATCTCGAAGTTTTCTTTGGCTTGTTGATACTGACTACTGCTTATCCAGACAGCCGTTCCCAATAGTACAAAAACAATAATACCTGTGATACGGATACGTCCGTCACGAAATAATTCTTTGAGTTCTTTTTGTAGTGTCTTTCTAATCATGGCGCAATTCTTTATAATTCATGGTTTGCAAATACACTTCTTCCAATTTCTGTAGGGAAATTTCTTCGGCTTTGAATTCGTGTTCCAGTATTCCCGCTTTCATAATACCTATATGGGTAGCAATTTCTTTTGCCCGAAATAAGTCGTGCGTGGCCATCAAAATGGCAACACCTTCTTTTTGAAGCTGTAAAAGCAATTGCCCGAATTCATTACTCGCTTGTGGGTCCAATCCAGAGGTAGGCTCGTCCAACAACAACGCTTTGGCTTGTTTGGCCAATGCAATGGCTATTCCTACTTTCTGTCGCATTCCTTTAGAAAAGGCAGTTGTAGGCTTGTTATGAGCATCTGCCTGAAGACCAGCCTTGGTAAGCAGTTCGCTAAGTGTATTGTTGTGAAGTGTTATGCCCGCTATTCCCGAGAAGTAATCCAGATTCTCCATAGCCGTAAGATTCGGGTAGAGCATGAGGTTCTCTGGAATGTAGGCTATGTATTTTTTGGTTTCAAGACTGTGCTTCTGCACATCCTTACCATTTATAGAAGCTTCACCAGAGGATGGATTGATATAATTCAACAATAGGTTTATGGTAGTTGATTTTCCAGCTCCATTGGCACCCAACAAACAATAAATCTCACCTGAGTTTATGTGGAGGTTTAAGTTATTCAATGCAGTAAAATCACCGTATTTTTTGGAGAGGTTTTTTGTTGTAATCATATTTTATGAGGTATTACAGTTATTTTTATTAAATTTGCTAATGCAATAATGTTGCAAATATAAAGCAATTTATCATAATGCAACATAGTTGCGTTATATGAAATAAATAAATATGGCAAAACCGAGAAATACGATAGCAAAAACCGAGATTTTAAATTTAATAGAACAGTCAGATAAGGCACTTTCACATTCAGAGATACAACAGCATTTAAGTGGCTTATGTGACAGAGTAACTATTTATAGGGTTTTGGACAGGTTGTACGAAGAAGGGCTTATACATAAAACTTCAACCATAGATGGTGTAGTGAAGTATGCTGCTTGTATAAAATGCACTCCTGAAAAGCACTATCATAGTCATTTGCATTTTAATTGTGAATCCTGTCACAAGGTAATTTGTTTAGTAGATGTAAAGCCAATATTCAAACTATCAGAAGATTATATAGTAAGAGAAATGAATTTTATGTTGTCTGGAATTTGTCCGGAATGTGCATAGGAATAGTTTGTGTAAGCCTTCCTGTTTTTAGGGAAGCTTGCACAATGTATTTAAATAGTATGCAATT
It includes:
- a CDS encoding ABC transporter ATP-binding protein — protein: MITTKNLSKKYGDFTALNNLNLHINSGEIYCLLGANGAGKSTTINLLLNYINPSSGEASINGKDVQKHSLETKKYIAYIPENLMLYPNLTAMENLDYFSGIAGITLHNNTLSELLTKAGLQADAHNKPTTAFSKGMRQKVGIAIALAKQAKALLLDEPTSGLDPQASNEFGQLLLQLQKEGVAILMATHDLFRAKEIATHIGIMKAGILEHEFKAEEISLQKLEEVYLQTMNYKELRHD
- a CDS encoding ABC transporter permease — its product is MIRKTLQKELKELFRDGRIRITGIIVFVLLGTAVWISSSQYQQAKENFEIFTTSERGIWKNQGEKNPHSAAHYGTYAFKPEYPLGLLDKGIDKYTGTSIFIEAHKRNEAQYSPIADQTGLARFGELTPDFILLFIIPLLIILMGYNSYTKEKEQGTILLLKSQGVKKHKLLLGKWLSLFLPIAAISLLLFLIAGIFLSNTKELENFSWTSLVILLLVYWGYYIVFINLTLFVSRISQKSAISLVSMLGVWIVSCLLIPKLASNISDAQYPYPTRQQFATAIQKDKEEGLDGHNPWSEAAKQLEKETLAKYNVDSLHQLPFNYDGYRMQKGEEHESKVYRKHYQKLRQQFAHQTATYRSLSVLSPFLPTRFLSMGVARTDYYSHWDFEDKVEDYRLTKVRFLNEYFAENSTYGDWGFLADTQLWEKLPEFEYQYQPLKNVMVQQQSSLIILGGWLLATFLLLFNFKNKI
- a CDS encoding Fur family transcriptional regulator, giving the protein MAKPRNTIAKTEILNLIEQSDKALSHSEIQQHLSGLCDRVTIYRVLDRLYEEGLIHKTSTIDGVVKYAACIKCTPEKHYHSHLHFNCESCHKVICLVDVKPIFKLSEDYIVREMNFMLSGICPECA